A stretch of the Papaver somniferum cultivar HN1 chromosome 6, ASM357369v1, whole genome shotgun sequence genome encodes the following:
- the LOC113287969 gene encoding tyrosyl-DNA phosphodiesterase 2-like yields the protein MASLNFSSFLITTSSRFRNPRNLNFFLLNFTSFLISPRFRDPRNFNFFFSKSMAWSCSKCTFLNPPSQKSTCQICLFSLSSSASSSSPSPSFSPSPTATLKWSCKACTFSNPVGRHNCEICGTRSSASLLSDFEDLDPIDSDGKLDSSIGSVFLPLKACQNKRKVEQISTEESTDCFLDVGESCSSKSSRKEGTFSGTTEEKKEIELHTLKVLSYNVWFNEDLELHKRMKALGDLIQLHTPDVICLQEVTPTIYQIFQQSSWWKVYHCSVSYEMVNKPYFCMQLSKLPVKSFSCKPFSNSIMGRELCSTEIEVGGGCGGSKKLVIATSHLESPCPAPPTWNQMFSKERVAQAKEAILILKGSPNVILGGDMNWDDKLDGQFPLPDGWVDAWSELKPGDNGYTYDTKSNQMLSGNRTLQKRLDRFMCNLQDFKICGIELIGREELPGLSYCKEKKVKGKLQKLMLPVLPSDHYGLLLTICNK from the exons ATGGCGAGTTTGAACTTCAGTTCCTTTTTAATCACTACATCTTCCcgtttcagaaaccctagaaatttgaATTTCTTCTTGTTGAACTTCACTTCCTTTTTAATCTCTCCCCGTTTCAGAGACCCTAGaaatttcaatttcttcttttctAAATCAATGGCGTGGTCTTGTTCCAAATGCACTTTTCTAAACCCTCCGTCTCAAAAATCAACATGCCAGATTTGTCTCTTCTCATTATCATCATCTGCTTCATCCTCTTCTCCCtctccttctttttctccttctccaACAGCGACGCTTAAATGGTCTTGCAAAGCCTGTACTTTTTCAAACCCAGTCGGTCGACATAACTGTGAAATTTGTGGAACAAGATCTTCTGCGTCGTTACTATCTGATTTTGAAGATTTAGATCCAATTGATTCAGATGGAAAATTGGATTCTTCAATTGGTTCTGTTTTCTTGCCCTTGAAAGCTTGTCAAAATAAGAGGAAAGTTGAACAAATATCTACTGAAGAATCAACTGATTGTTTTCTCGATGTGGGCGAGTCTTGCTCTTCGAAATCATCCAGAAAGGAAGGAACTTTCTCGG GTACTACGGAGGAGAAGAAGGAAATAGAGTTGCACACATTGAAGGTCTTGAGTTACAATGTATGGTTTAATGAGGACTTAGAACTGCATAAGAGAATGAAAGCATTGGGGGATCTCATTCAACTGCATACTCCTGATGTCATATGCTTACAAGAGGTGACACCAACAATTTATCAGATTTTCCAACAATCTAGCTGGTGGAAAGTTTATCATTGCTCAGTTTCATATGAAATGGTGAACAAACCTTATTTCTGTATGCAG TTGAGTAAATTACCCGTAAAATCCTTTAGTTGCAAACCCTTCAGCAACTCTATAATGGGGAGAGAGCTTTGTTCGACTGAGATTGAAGTTGGAGGTGGATGTGGAGGGAGCAAGAAATTGGTTATTGCTACTAGCCATCTTGAAAGCCCCTGCCCTGCCCCACCAACATGGAATCAGATGTTCAGCAAAGAACGTGTAGCTCAAGCAAAGGAAGCCATACTGATTCTTAAGGGTTCGCCGAATGTCATACTTGGTGGTGATATGAACTGGGATGACAAGTTGGATGGTCAGTTTCCATTACCCGATGGTTGGGTCGATGCCTGGAGTGAGCTAAAGCCCGGAGATAATGGATATACGTATGATACCAAATCGAATCAGATGCTATCAGGCAATCGGACTCTGCAGAAGCGATTAGACCGATTCATGTGCAATTTGCAGGATTTCAAAATATGTGGGATCGAGTTGATCGGTAGGGAAGAATTACCAGGCCTTTCATATTGTAAGGAGAAGAAAGTTAAGGGTAAGCTGCAGAAGTTGATGCTCCCTGTTTTGCCTAGTGATCATTATGGATTGCTCCTTACAATCTGCAACAAGTGA